One Gimesia aquarii DNA segment encodes these proteins:
- a CDS encoding leucine-rich repeat domain-containing protein, whose translation MIQQKPTQKPVSRFRWIRRFSVLMVLLCLVVYSISVFMNSRAIQKLEAIDGSIRYSTKPGMLLALIPRMWCSRISETVGYQRLIPFQIVTEINCSSTKITDDDLDLLCEFKDLEALDLGETEISDVGLIKLKGLSNLKELRLADTKVSDAGLVHLQELTNFIELNLSGTEVSNTGLIHLKKMKQLNSLYLVNTGVSDQGLVLLKQFVSLKNLGLGNTQVSDAGLAYLQGLTKLQYLDLSGTKITDAGLFHVRELKSILSLFLNDTQITDAGMVYLEGLKELYWLNLDHTRVGDAGIVHLQNLKNIENLYLNNTRITDAGLVHLQGLSELQWLAIENTGVSDAGLRHLQGLTNLFTIEYNETQITEAGIKHLRESSPNLSD comes from the coding sequence ATGATTCAACAAAAACCAACTCAAAAGCCAGTCAGCCGATTTCGCTGGATCCGACGATTCAGCGTGCTGATGGTCTTGCTGTGTCTGGTTGTATATTCCATTTCAGTTTTCATGAATTCGCGGGCGATTCAGAAACTGGAAGCGATTGATGGGTCGATTCGCTACTCGACCAAGCCTGGCATGCTACTGGCACTGATCCCCAGAATGTGGTGTTCCCGAATTTCGGAGACTGTGGGATATCAACGACTCATTCCATTTCAAATTGTGACAGAAATTAATTGTAGTTCTACCAAAATCACTGATGACGATCTTGACTTGTTGTGTGAATTTAAAGACCTGGAGGCTCTCGATCTTGGAGAAACAGAAATCAGTGATGTCGGGCTGATCAAGCTCAAAGGACTTTCAAACCTAAAGGAGCTTCGTCTTGCTGATACCAAAGTCTCAGACGCTGGTTTGGTTCATCTCCAAGAACTTACGAATTTCATTGAACTTAATCTTTCTGGAACAGAAGTCAGCAACACGGGATTGATTCACTTAAAAAAAATGAAGCAGTTGAATTCACTCTACCTGGTAAATACCGGAGTGAGCGATCAGGGTCTGGTTCTCCTCAAACAATTTGTTTCACTGAAAAATCTTGGTCTTGGTAATACTCAAGTGAGTGATGCGGGTTTGGCTTACTTGCAGGGGCTTACGAAATTGCAATACCTCGATTTGTCTGGTACAAAAATTACGGACGCCGGCCTGTTCCATGTACGAGAATTAAAAAGCATACTCAGCCTCTTTTTAAACGATACCCAAATCACTGATGCCGGCATGGTTTATCTGGAAGGATTGAAAGAACTTTACTGGCTGAATTTAGATCATACCCGGGTAGGTGATGCAGGGATCGTTCATTTACAAAATCTGAAAAACATTGAAAATCTCTATCTCAACAACACACGGATTACCGATGCCGGACTGGTCCACTTACAGGGGCTTTCAGAACTACAATGGCTTGCCATCGAGAACACGGGGGTCAGTGATGCCGGGTTGAGGCACCTGCAAGGTCTCACAAATCTATTTACTATTGAGTACAATGAAACACAGATCACCGAAGCGGGAATCAAACACCTTCGCGAATCTTCACCGAACTTATCTGATTAG
- a CDS encoding purple acid phosphatase family protein, producing MQNFLNICCILSLVCFSSSTFAQGQNKTTFGHKRSYEGMVVEPTLSVATDVPDRILASWKGDPSTSFSVTWRTKSGADAVAEVAIADSGPKFVLNAKLFKGETSPLKTNLGTVHMHAVTFKGLQPGTLYAYRVGSRRTTELSKEDRSSVETATTDYAWSEWIHFRTAQKSQGKVVKPVRFVYVGDAQNDIKSHWSRLIRESFRDAPRMTFMLHAGDLVNRGNNDHEWGEWFHAGSWIFSTIPQLAIPGNHEYDRDRISAGAGVEYRDIPKTLSRRWSQRFEFPENGPKGSTENVYYVDVQGVRIIGLDSNLEPNTQTEWLEKVLKDNPNRWTILTHHHPIYSSSKRRDNPELRDTWQLLYQKYNVDLVLQGHDHSYGRSGPIDLQLSRKLVTEENVATGLRVADQSGGPVYVVSVSGPKMYDLKQYPEETLKSNPHRRRAKNTQLYQVITIEQDRLIYQAKTATGELYDQFTINKDKSGKNLFHDQAPSSKVTQKDN from the coding sequence GTGCAAAATTTCTTAAACATTTGTTGTATCTTGTCTCTAGTCTGTTTCTCATCTTCAACGTTTGCTCAAGGTCAGAACAAAACCACATTTGGACATAAACGTTCTTATGAAGGGATGGTTGTGGAGCCGACATTATCTGTTGCAACCGATGTCCCTGATCGAATCCTGGCCTCATGGAAGGGAGATCCTTCCACATCTTTTTCAGTTACCTGGCGAACAAAGTCGGGAGCAGATGCCGTGGCAGAGGTTGCGATTGCAGATTCTGGTCCAAAATTTGTCTTGAATGCAAAATTGTTTAAAGGAGAAACTTCACCGTTGAAGACGAACCTCGGAACGGTTCATATGCACGCAGTGACATTCAAAGGACTACAACCAGGAACGTTGTATGCTTACCGAGTTGGAAGTCGAAGAACAACGGAACTCTCTAAAGAAGATCGATCCAGTGTTGAAACTGCTACTACAGATTATGCATGGAGTGAATGGATCCATTTTCGTACTGCTCAAAAGTCTCAGGGGAAGGTTGTAAAACCAGTTCGGTTTGTTTATGTCGGAGACGCTCAAAATGATATTAAGAGTCATTGGTCACGTCTCATACGGGAATCATTTCGTGATGCCCCAAGAATGACGTTCATGTTACACGCAGGGGACTTGGTGAATCGAGGAAACAACGATCACGAATGGGGTGAATGGTTTCATGCAGGGAGTTGGATATTTTCAACAATCCCTCAGCTTGCGATTCCCGGTAATCATGAATATGACCGAGATCGAATTTCGGCAGGAGCTGGAGTTGAATATCGCGATATACCCAAAACACTCAGTAGAAGATGGAGCCAGCGATTTGAATTTCCTGAAAATGGCCCCAAAGGATCGACAGAAAATGTATATTATGTTGACGTTCAAGGTGTGCGGATTATCGGACTCGATTCCAATTTGGAACCGAATACTCAAACAGAATGGCTGGAGAAAGTTCTGAAAGACAACCCAAATCGTTGGACAATTCTAACACATCATCATCCAATCTACTCTTCGAGTAAAAGACGTGACAATCCTGAACTCAGAGATACCTGGCAACTGCTTTATCAAAAATACAATGTTGATCTGGTTCTCCAGGGACACGACCATAGCTATGGTCGTTCCGGGCCGATTGACCTTCAGCTGAGTCGGAAACTTGTGACAGAAGAGAATGTAGCAACTGGGTTGCGTGTGGCCGATCAATCTGGCGGGCCAGTTTATGTTGTCTCCGTCAGCGGTCCTAAGATGTATGATTTAAAACAATATCCCGAAGAGACCCTGAAGTCGAATCCACACCGACGACGTGCCAAAAATACGCAACTGTATCAGGTAATCACAATTGAGCAGGATCGATTGATTTATCAGGCTAAAACGGCAACAGGAGAACTCTACGACCAATTTACGATCAACAAAGATAAATCTGGAAAAAATTTATTTCATGACCAGGCGCCTTCTTCAAAGGTCACTCAAAAAGATAACTAA
- a CDS encoding HTTM domain-containing protein translates to MKEKQFFKLSNKLEALCRWSFRPIDIAPLVFFRIFYGLIMLYHIWSMTRDRWVQFFYIDPDFHFSYPGWSWIQPWPGIGMHIHFAVLIIATVGISLGLFYRLSALTFFLGYSFVFLLEKSLYQNHCYLICLISGIMVFLPAHRAFSLDRLFWGIRGTQVVPQWTLWLLRLQLAIPYFYGGLAKLNYDWLLTQPISMWIKRRTDAPLLGPYLAGDWMPWIFAYGGLIFDLLIVPALLWRRTRIFAYIVSVTFHLTNALLWEIGVFPWMMIGATLIFFPPESFRKVAHLKKLQIPLQLKQDRFTWGQQMTVVTLCVYISWQLIFPFRHFLYPGNVSWNEEGHHFAWHMMLREKNVGIRFYAYNPATNQHGLIKVEEFLNSRQLSRMGKDPDMVLEFVHYVRDHYREYQNTELEIYVLNIASLNGRKPQLLMDPKLNYAAVDRVWTSQPWVIPLKERLPETVWNEPLDRWERMLDLDIPPGMRLTSIQRTPERSH, encoded by the coding sequence ATGAAAGAAAAGCAATTCTTTAAATTATCGAATAAGCTAGAGGCACTTTGCCGATGGTCGTTTCGTCCGATTGATATCGCACCGCTGGTCTTCTTCCGCATCTTCTACGGCCTGATCATGTTGTATCACATCTGGTCGATGACAAGAGACCGTTGGGTTCAGTTTTTTTATATTGATCCCGACTTTCATTTCTCATATCCCGGTTGGAGTTGGATACAACCCTGGCCTGGAATTGGAATGCATATACACTTTGCAGTTCTCATCATTGCGACAGTGGGAATTTCGCTGGGGCTATTTTATCGACTCAGTGCACTTACTTTCTTTCTGGGGTATTCCTTCGTCTTCTTACTCGAAAAGTCGCTTTACCAGAATCATTGTTATTTGATTTGTCTGATTAGCGGGATCATGGTATTTCTGCCCGCTCATCGTGCCTTTTCACTCGATCGATTGTTCTGGGGAATCAGAGGGACTCAAGTCGTACCACAGTGGACACTGTGGTTACTGCGTCTACAGCTTGCAATTCCCTATTTCTATGGTGGACTTGCAAAATTAAACTACGATTGGCTTTTGACACAGCCAATTAGTATGTGGATCAAACGGCGTACCGATGCGCCTTTGCTTGGTCCGTATCTGGCGGGAGACTGGATGCCTTGGATATTTGCTTACGGGGGACTGATTTTCGATCTTCTGATTGTTCCCGCACTGTTATGGCGTCGTACTCGAATTTTTGCTTACATTGTCTCAGTCACATTTCATTTGACGAACGCGCTCTTGTGGGAAATTGGTGTTTTCCCCTGGATGATGATCGGTGCCACTCTGATTTTTTTCCCTCCCGAAAGTTTTCGCAAAGTAGCTCATCTTAAAAAACTACAGATTCCTTTACAGCTTAAACAAGATCGATTTACCTGGGGACAACAAATGACTGTTGTCACGCTTTGTGTCTATATTTCCTGGCAACTGATCTTTCCTTTCCGTCACTTTCTGTATCCAGGTAATGTCAGCTGGAATGAAGAAGGCCATCATTTTGCCTGGCACATGATGTTACGAGAAAAAAATGTGGGTATTCGTTTTTATGCCTATAATCCTGCAACGAACCAGCACGGTCTGATCAAAGTGGAAGAATTTCTAAACTCTCGCCAACTCAGCCGTATGGGTAAAGACCCAGATATGGTTTTAGAATTCGTCCATTATGTGCGTGATCATTATCGTGAATATCAAAACACAGAGTTGGAAATTTATGTGTTAAACATCGCCTCACTTAACGGTCGAAAACCTCAACTTTTAATGGACCCCAAGTTGAATTACGCTGCCGTTGATCGAGTCTGGACATCTCAACCCTGGGTAATACCTCTTAAGGAAAGACTACCTGAAACCGTTTGGAACGAACCACTTGATCGATGGGAAAGAATGCTTGACCTTGATATCCCTCCTGGAATGCGATTGACTTCAATCCAACGAACTCCTGAAAGAAGTCATTAA
- a CDS encoding DUF1559 domain-containing protein has translation MPRLLKSQKGFTLIELLVVIAIIAILIALLLPAVQQAREAARRSTCKNNLKQLGIALHNYHDVARSFPPGSLYGDDEYGWACMILPYIEQTNIYNQLDFTGQGPDITIPLQAGVTDQVIPVYLCPSNSMSLTKSPLRAGAGHNGADVGGHGRNDYSGSVGTGGGSVTGMFGKIKDTLSPTKIRDVTDGSSNTIAVGEAYTEFMRAIDGPTHANVHDFKVWVGTNNQHQNIIAEAGTAHVLNGTRDDSFASQHVGGAQFLFADGSVSFLSENIDMVTFGKLADKADGAVVERP, from the coding sequence ATGCCACGGTTACTAAAGAGTCAAAAAGGATTCACTCTGATTGAGCTATTGGTAGTCATCGCGATTATCGCGATTCTCATTGCATTGCTGTTACCTGCTGTCCAACAAGCACGCGAAGCTGCACGACGTTCGACCTGCAAAAACAATCTGAAACAACTCGGTATCGCATTACATAACTATCACGATGTGGCCCGTTCCTTTCCTCCTGGTTCCTTGTATGGCGACGATGAATACGGATGGGCCTGCATGATTCTACCTTACATTGAACAAACTAATATTTACAATCAGTTGGACTTCACCGGACAAGGACCTGATATCACTATTCCACTTCAGGCTGGCGTAACCGATCAGGTAATTCCTGTTTATCTGTGCCCTTCAAATTCGATGTCCCTTACAAAGAGTCCGCTTCGTGCGGGGGCTGGCCATAATGGTGCCGACGTTGGTGGCCATGGGAGAAATGACTATAGCGGAAGTGTGGGAACTGGTGGTGGCTCCGTCACAGGTATGTTCGGCAAGATTAAAGATACGCTCTCACCTACAAAAATTCGAGACGTGACTGACGGTTCAAGTAATACAATTGCCGTTGGCGAAGCATACACTGAGTTTATGCGTGCCATAGATGGCCCAACACATGCTAATGTTCATGACTTTAAAGTATGGGTTGGCACAAATAATCAACACCAGAACATTATAGCAGAAGCAGGTACAGCCCATGTACTCAATGGAACACGCGACGATTCCTTTGCCAGCCAACATGTTGGTGGTGCTCAGTTTTTGTTTGCTGATGGATCCGTTAGTTTTCTCTCAGAAAATATCGATATGGTCACTTTTGGAAAACTGGCTGACAAAGCAGATGGTGCTGTAGTAGAACGACCATAA
- a CDS encoding leucine-rich repeat domain-containing protein: MKQTSFRIKEFMLWFGLAVITLLFILFSFNSDLFFFTPASEQAALDSMKEITPIRFKLNEEGHVVEIFATDSTMNDVAATYLKELPELQRLHLERSVISDASLKYISSLNHLEAIFLDETAVSDTGLMHLKKNDRLQELSLANCSIGDDGMLAVGQLVELKMLNVSKTNVTDTGIKNLEPLKKMEVLYLSGTKLTGIGLQSLGEMSNLTHLDLNGTEVDETLVESVRQFPNLELLYLGNSTINDKLIPQLMSVLTETTPKLRGLSLKETTLSDSAIPALKMMGQLKNLAIVQLQNTKITKPAFKQLATVVTEVNFSVNYSEKND; this comes from the coding sequence ATGAAACAAACTTCCTTCCGAATTAAAGAATTTATGCTCTGGTTTGGACTGGCTGTAATTACTTTGTTATTCATCCTCTTTTCATTCAACAGCGATCTCTTTTTTTTCACACCGGCATCAGAACAGGCTGCTCTCGATTCGATGAAAGAGATCACGCCCATTCGTTTCAAGTTAAATGAAGAAGGACACGTTGTTGAAATATTTGCCACAGATTCAACAATGAATGATGTGGCTGCAACCTACTTGAAAGAACTTCCTGAATTACAACGACTACATCTAGAACGTAGTGTCATTTCTGATGCTTCACTAAAATACATTTCGAGTTTGAATCACTTGGAAGCTATTTTTCTTGATGAAACAGCCGTATCCGATACAGGATTGATGCATCTTAAAAAGAATGATCGACTGCAAGAGTTATCACTAGCCAACTGCAGTATCGGCGATGACGGAATGTTAGCAGTCGGCCAACTTGTTGAGCTAAAAATGCTCAATGTCAGTAAAACAAATGTAACTGATACAGGAATTAAAAATCTGGAACCACTCAAAAAAATGGAAGTTCTTTATCTAAGTGGTACAAAACTCACTGGGATTGGACTGCAGTCACTTGGAGAGATGTCAAATCTCACTCATCTTGATTTAAATGGGACAGAAGTAGATGAAACTCTCGTCGAATCGGTACGTCAATTTCCGAACCTGGAATTACTCTATCTAGGTAACAGTACCATTAATGACAAATTGATTCCCCAATTGATGTCTGTTCTGACAGAAACGACGCCAAAATTAAGAGGTTTGTCGCTGAAAGAAACAACACTCAGCGATTCAGCAATTCCAGCACTCAAGATGATGGGGCAGCTTAAGAATCTGGCGATTGTTCAACTGCAAAATACTAAAATCACAAAGCCTGCATTCAAACAACTGGCGACAGTTGTGACAGAAGTCAATTTCAGCGTGAACTATTCAGAAAAAAATGATTAG
- a CDS encoding DUF1573 domain-containing protein → MTKHTFMYIIGLASVVAVANFAVYRLTPPPSTRVSVSPELLDVGEVTQAPFTGDFSITNQSNLEVTLLEPKTSCTCTKVVIPQQVLPPGGSVQATAEFKGGSNGGDLQTLVLIPYKYSGGTGEISLSTRAKVLPHISLSPKSITIDMDEEKPVEIVCQSNYDPEVSVTQVNCTSSLIDISISKETGSRTKIILTPKSIVGKADSLLSEPAYVSVSTTSKWMPHVRVPLLLKMPVARNSVSLSVHTKGK, encoded by the coding sequence ATGACCAAGCATACCTTTATGTATATTATCGGTTTAGCCAGTGTGGTTGCAGTTGCAAACTTTGCAGTGTATCGGTTAACCCCTCCTCCTAGTACTAGAGTTTCCGTGTCACCAGAATTGCTAGATGTCGGGGAAGTAACCCAAGCTCCATTTACTGGAGATTTTAGCATTACTAATCAAAGTAACCTCGAAGTGACACTGCTTGAACCCAAGACCTCTTGCACCTGTACTAAAGTCGTAATACCACAGCAAGTTCTGCCTCCAGGTGGAAGCGTGCAAGCGACGGCTGAGTTTAAAGGTGGAAGTAATGGTGGGGATCTACAGACATTAGTGTTAATCCCCTATAAATACTCAGGTGGCACTGGCGAGATTTCATTGTCAACGCGTGCTAAGGTGTTGCCACATATTTCACTAAGCCCAAAGTCTATCACCATCGATATGGATGAAGAAAAACCTGTGGAGATTGTCTGTCAATCAAACTACGATCCAGAAGTTTCTGTGACGCAAGTGAACTGTACAAGCTCGTTAATCGACATCAGTATTTCGAAGGAAACCGGTTCACGCACAAAAATTATTTTAACCCCAAAATCGATTGTGGGGAAAGCGGACAGTTTGTTGTCTGAACCTGCATATGTTTCTGTTTCAACAACCAGCAAATGGATGCCACACGTACGCGTGCCACTGTTGCTTAAGATGCCTGTGGCGCGTAATTCTGTTTCTTTATCCGTTCACACTAAAGGGAAATGA
- a CDS encoding DUF6348 family protein, translated as MDAPFDPPTHWLPIVKRTIEASDLSSGTHWFRCYYAQFDNKPSAIEVLLDNNDWVPIIETISDIDWPASNDFYSVRVFAVIQDHK; from the coding sequence TTGGATGCTCCATTTGACCCACCAACTCACTGGTTACCCATCGTCAAGCGTACCATTGAGGCTTCTGACCTCTCCAGCGGTACACACTGGTTTCGCTGCTACTACGCGCAGTTTGATAACAAGCCATCTGCGATAGAGGTGTTACTAGACAACAATGACTGGGTCCCGATAATTGAGACGATATCTGACATTGATTGGCCTGCTTCCAATGATTTTTACAGTGTACGAGTCTTTGCCGTAATCCAAGACCACAAATAA
- a CDS encoding cysteine peptidase family C39 domain-containing protein — translation MSGLIPLIVLCAASNTGDVLDSAPYWLDTRRACGPLCLSFLDKYYGGTSSYTEIAKQSPPGPGGTNLSKLSEVAEQLGYYTLGFESNTENLKRLKWPAIIHLNARDLTPKPGTVPTTHFVVVHGWNETKGQFAVFDPPSKYINVTEEWISDRFSGAGLIVSNEPIGSFEQAFKPGSIWSSWLPELFTLVFASSALIWIGWRPKRNKSRVLATASLLLLLCGCAAEAPNENPYHVDKGEVRPGTTIYHTFKVVNTQNEPVRYTDFVGSCTCTNTLLGGMPLLVKPGEFAEAKVEVPIEKNSKDQRLLRTFYLTTDSKDPEFRKITLLLNADVRGLVSPIPQRIMFGNLSTKPDVSKQLTVIEREPGVLKTFQSVSTDHSGVVVKREESSADLLLFNVTLGDHLSAGLLSANIILTFDNDDIQDVKIPVLAQIKSDFKTIPSKLVVRSGAGEYKMRVSSLSDKPVKVLKYDCPEGVSLEVKEDNPTICSLKISVSQEHLAMLPSAITLHLDHPDEQELRIPITRPK, via the coding sequence ATGTCCGGTCTCATCCCCTTGATTGTACTATGCGCGGCCTCTAATACCGGAGACGTTTTAGATTCTGCCCCCTACTGGCTGGACACACGTCGTGCCTGTGGTCCTCTCTGCCTGTCGTTTCTTGACAAATATTACGGGGGGACAAGCTCGTATACTGAGATCGCAAAACAGAGCCCACCCGGTCCCGGTGGAACGAATCTGTCTAAACTATCAGAAGTAGCCGAGCAGCTTGGTTATTACACTCTGGGATTTGAATCGAACACGGAGAATTTGAAGCGTTTAAAGTGGCCTGCCATTATCCATCTCAATGCGCGTGATTTAACTCCCAAGCCAGGAACCGTGCCTACAACCCACTTTGTCGTCGTTCATGGCTGGAATGAAACGAAAGGACAATTCGCAGTGTTTGATCCGCCATCAAAGTATATCAATGTGACAGAAGAATGGATTTCAGATCGTTTTTCCGGAGCAGGTTTAATCGTTTCAAACGAGCCCATTGGTTCTTTTGAGCAGGCATTCAAGCCCGGTTCCATCTGGTCGTCATGGCTTCCTGAACTCTTCACACTTGTCTTTGCTTCGAGTGCTCTAATCTGGATAGGATGGCGGCCAAAGCGAAATAAAAGTCGTGTCCTGGCTACAGCTTCCCTGCTGCTTTTGCTTTGTGGCTGTGCTGCAGAAGCACCAAACGAGAATCCTTATCATGTTGATAAAGGCGAAGTCAGACCGGGAACTACCATTTACCACACGTTCAAAGTCGTTAATACTCAGAATGAACCCGTTCGATACACGGACTTTGTTGGTTCATGCACTTGCACTAACACCCTGTTAGGTGGAATGCCCCTCCTGGTAAAACCAGGAGAATTTGCAGAGGCCAAAGTAGAAGTACCCATTGAGAAAAACTCTAAAGACCAGAGATTATTACGCACCTTTTATCTGACTACCGATTCGAAAGATCCAGAATTCCGCAAAATCACGTTATTGCTGAATGCCGATGTGCGGGGTTTGGTCTCCCCGATCCCACAGCGAATCATGTTTGGCAATCTTTCTACCAAACCAGATGTGTCTAAACAGTTGACTGTGATTGAACGAGAACCGGGAGTGCTTAAAACCTTTCAGTCAGTGTCTACGGACCATAGTGGTGTCGTTGTTAAGCGCGAAGAGTCTTCAGCAGATTTACTGTTATTTAATGTAACGCTCGGTGATCACCTGTCGGCAGGTCTGTTATCGGCCAATATCATACTCACTTTCGACAACGATGATATTCAGGATGTCAAGATTCCCGTCTTAGCTCAAATCAAAAGCGACTTCAAAACGATACCTTCGAAGCTCGTTGTTCGCTCAGGAGCCGGAGAATACAAAATGCGCGTTTCTTCTCTGAGTGACAAACCAGTGAAGGTACTCAAATACGATTGTCCTGAAGGGGTTTCGCTTGAGGTTAAAGAAGACAATCCGACAATTTGCAGTTTGAAAATTTCAGTCTCCCAAGAGCATCTCGCAATGCTTCCCAGTGCGATTACATTACATCTCGATCACCCGGATGAGCAGGAATTAAGAATTCCAATCACTCGACCAAAGTAA
- a CDS encoding alpha/beta hydrolase family protein has translation MMKLLQLGLFLSVCLLFSERSSAQVEKYNPLEKSDNRAQQPVDITMQDQKRKRDIPLRIFLPDQKEAAPVILFSHGLGGSRNGCSYLGKHWSNRGYVVVFLQHAGSDEAVWKTVARRERLKALRTAANVQNTLDRYQDVSAVLDQLARWNADAKHQFHKKFDMQRIGMSGHSYGAVTTQGVSGQSLPLVGKRYTDPRVKAAVMFSPSYRGRSDLKQSFGQVSIPWMTLTGTKDTSVINDTTVEDRRKVYRALPDSIDKYELVLFGAQHSAFTDGPERFGKPRRNPQHHPRILAVTTAFWDTYLRQNQDASKWLQGKQCRELLDSEDQWQAQSPTKSE, from the coding sequence ATGATGAAGCTTCTGCAACTCGGTCTGTTTCTAAGTGTCTGTCTGCTCTTTTCCGAACGCAGTTCTGCTCAGGTCGAAAAGTACAATCCTCTGGAAAAAAGTGACAACCGTGCGCAACAGCCGGTTGACATTACCATGCAGGATCAGAAACGAAAACGAGACATTCCCCTGCGGATTTTTTTACCCGACCAGAAGGAGGCCGCTCCCGTGATCCTCTTCAGCCACGGACTGGGAGGTTCCAGAAACGGCTGCAGTTACCTGGGAAAGCACTGGTCGAATCGTGGTTATGTTGTCGTTTTTCTACAACATGCCGGCAGTGATGAAGCGGTCTGGAAAACAGTGGCGCGGCGAGAACGACTCAAGGCATTGAGAACAGCCGCGAATGTGCAAAATACGCTGGACCGTTATCAGGACGTGAGTGCCGTGTTGGATCAGCTGGCCCGTTGGAATGCCGACGCCAAACATCAGTTTCACAAAAAGTTTGACATGCAACGCATCGGCATGTCGGGCCATTCGTATGGCGCGGTCACGACACAGGGCGTCAGCGGACAGTCATTACCACTTGTAGGAAAGCGTTATACCGATCCTCGTGTCAAAGCAGCAGTCATGTTCAGCCCCAGCTATCGGGGACGGTCGGATCTCAAACAATCATTTGGTCAGGTTTCCATTCCCTGGATGACGCTGACAGGCACAAAAGATACATCAGTCATAAATGACACCACTGTGGAGGATCGCCGTAAAGTGTATCGCGCCTTACCCGATTCCATCGACAAATATGAACTGGTTCTATTTGGTGCTCAGCACTCTGCGTTTACTGATGGACCAGAACGTTTCGGAAAACCCCGCCGGAATCCCCAACATCATCCGAGAATCCTGGCAGTGACCACTGCCTTCTGGGACACATACCTTCGCCAGAATCAGGATGCCAGCAAATGGTTGCAGGGAAAACAATGCCGCGAACTGCTTGATTCCGAGGACCAATGGCAGGCTCAGTCTCCCACTAAGAGCGAATAA
- a CDS encoding helix-turn-helix domain-containing protein encodes MNLNPEFPLNVYLDGHRDDTPVTELHVHDGLELGYCTAGSGTFYVGNKILPFHAGDMTVITSHEYHRCHSTPGTTSQWVWFFLDPIRLLVPHAACEFVWESERFCGAPFVNVIPNGENSLLHDLMKMLIDEAKQEDEYRNSNLRSLLFLLINELHRRFPRRGTDDQTTPNATGLSRIVPALNLIAQHFHEPLTVTELAAACDLSVRSLQAHFATQMGMTPQRYLMKSRVQAAAAMLHNHQNRITEVALSSGFNSLSAFNRAFRKIYSMNPREYRKQQRT; translated from the coding sequence TTGAATCTAAATCCTGAATTCCCACTGAACGTGTACCTTGATGGCCATCGTGATGATACACCGGTGACTGAGTTGCACGTACATGACGGGCTGGAACTCGGATATTGTACCGCTGGCTCAGGCACGTTCTATGTCGGCAACAAGATCTTGCCATTTCACGCCGGTGACATGACGGTCATCACGTCTCACGAATATCATCGCTGTCACAGCACACCGGGCACGACCAGTCAATGGGTCTGGTTTTTTCTCGACCCGATTCGTTTACTGGTTCCCCATGCCGCATGCGAATTCGTTTGGGAATCAGAACGATTCTGTGGCGCGCCGTTCGTGAATGTCATTCCAAACGGCGAGAACTCTTTGCTGCATGACTTGATGAAAATGCTGATTGACGAAGCGAAGCAAGAGGACGAATATCGAAACAGCAACCTTCGCTCGCTCCTGTTTCTGTTGATCAACGAACTTCATCGCCGCTTTCCTCGTCGCGGCACTGATGATCAGACAACTCCCAACGCCACCGGACTTTCACGGATCGTACCGGCACTGAACCTGATAGCACAACATTTTCATGAACCACTGACGGTGACGGAACTCGCTGCCGCATGTGATCTGAGTGTCCGTAGTCTCCAGGCACACTTTGCCACACAAATGGGAATGACGCCACAACGGTATCTGATGAAAAGTCGAGTACAGGCAGCGGCAGCTATGCTTCATAATCACCAAAATCGTATCACCGAAGTTGCCCTGAGCAGCGGCTTCAACTCCCTTTCAGCCTTCAACCGTGCCTTTCGAAAAATCTACTCAATGAATCCCCGTGAGTACCGAAAGCAGCAACGAACATAA